A region from the Bacillus sp. Marseille-P3661 genome encodes:
- a CDS encoding DUF2515 domain-containing protein, with product MIKLRLLQYEQDMVSHIKDVTAQGNIDNISRTKFYNQFYKRNLEIEWSFLASMVSRNAGWNMTDLQGLWFPQILSQKIRNQIFFTYERANWTIFQDAFPQLMIYELSKKEKKPLFHLLKLFNVSLFMQREWGLFWEKNDIKRLVLALIINEQNVIQDSVIKHPIYKKQVFHSLPYLFQDWLHFSCVIFPTVEGELYGFSVHNFSNVGERIQLGKRLAWLLFHPEYHKKFRRFSEWTEHTGSRFDYERYFAEKKIRDTPFLRMVFPIVQHHRDDFTDWFQKRRLSRKWFNEIKKPRKYHITNWYKQKLNHLHAAIIFEKEVLPRIKS from the coding sequence GTGATCAAATTGCGGTTGCTACAATATGAACAAGATATGGTATCCCACATTAAAGATGTGACAGCACAAGGAAATATAGATAATATTTCTAGAACAAAGTTCTATAATCAATTTTATAAAAGAAATTTAGAAATAGAATGGTCCTTTTTAGCTAGTATGGTTTCAAGAAATGCTGGTTGGAACATGACTGATTTACAAGGGCTTTGGTTTCCGCAAATCTTATCTCAAAAAATTAGGAATCAGATTTTTTTTACATATGAACGGGCAAATTGGACAATTTTTCAAGATGCTTTCCCACAATTAATGATCTATGAACTCTCAAAAAAAGAAAAAAAGCCACTTTTTCATTTACTCAAACTATTTAATGTTTCGTTATTTATGCAGAGAGAATGGGGGTTATTTTGGGAGAAGAATGATATAAAACGCCTTGTTTTAGCTCTTATCATAAATGAACAAAATGTTATTCAAGATTCAGTAATAAAGCATCCAATATACAAAAAACAAGTTTTTCATTCATTGCCCTACCTTTTTCAAGATTGGCTGCATTTTAGTTGCGTAATTTTCCCAACGGTTGAGGGTGAATTATATGGGTTTTCTGTTCATAATTTCTCAAACGTTGGTGAGCGTATACAGTTGGGAAAAAGATTAGCATGGCTGTTATTTCACCCTGAATACCATAAAAAATTTCGGCGCTTTTCTGAATGGACTGAGCATACTGGATCTAGATTTGATTATGAGCGATATTTTGCTGAAAAAAAAATCAGAGATACTCCTTTCTTACGTATGGTATTTCCAATTGTCCAGCATCACCGCGATGATTTTACAGATTGGTTCCAAAAAAGGCGGCTCTCACGTAAGTGGTTTAACGAAATTAAAAAGCCTAGAAAATATCATATTACGAATTGGTACAAACAAAAGCTAAATCACCTTCACGCGGCTATTATTTTCGAGAAGGAAGTGCTGCCAAGAATAAAGAGTTAA
- a CDS encoding chromosome segregation protein → MNGNVKMDNLVQKKFENRLDELLVKLEDMEYQLSKKADDIVSIQLLQHRRELDQAESKLMELERKIEILSKEQNQQLENIEIVKTPSERPRFFRRVASIFTL, encoded by the coding sequence GTGAATGGAAATGTAAAGATGGATAATCTAGTTCAGAAAAAGTTCGAAAATCGTTTGGATGAATTATTAGTGAAATTGGAAGACATGGAGTATCAATTATCTAAAAAGGCCGACGATATTGTATCAATACAACTATTACAACACAGACGTGAATTAGATCAGGCAGAAAGTAAATTAATGGAACTTGAGCGAAAGATTGAGATACTATCAAAAGAACAGAATCAGCAGCTTGAAAATATAGAGATTGTAAAAACTCCTTCAGAGAGACCACGTTTCTTTAGAAGAGTAGCAAGTATTTTTACGTTATAA
- a CDS encoding DUF2621 family protein, whose protein sequence is MNWSEDAKELLEELVKPIPIFARPMAKKKIESFIVDGVNGETVTKDDVVKGYIIASPGSMQARAIKLLNAKGIDLTPFEDLLEKVK, encoded by the coding sequence ATGAATTGGAGTGAAGATGCAAAAGAACTGTTAGAGGAGCTTGTAAAGCCAATTCCTATTTTTGCACGTCCCATGGCTAAAAAGAAGATAGAGTCATTTATTGTAGATGGTGTTAACGGAGAAACTGTTACAAAGGATGATGTTGTAAAAGGATACATAATTGCTTCACCGGGTAGTATGCAAGCAAGAGCGATAAAGTTATTGAACGCAAAAGGTATAGATTTGACACCATTTGAGGATTTACTCGAGAAAGTAAAATAA
- a CDS encoding DUF346 domain-containing protein has protein sequence MFTNPYQYQQNQHGNTPFHFSTPTPSQNIFLEYQQNDNVKRLFNEIIQKESNWTKELKNAGMNQQLIDYLLILVIGFTIKHANGADGSLNEQTKYIFKAMQTNIPQIPLLLRSYRLSDQQIKRFLSTIIRSTIKKFKGNDSPTFNNWSKWHSLGGFLTSAPSAASWGKNRIDIFARGRNDQLIHKWWNGQMWSSWENLGGNLTSSPSAVSWSANRIDIFARGENNHLVHKWWSGSNWSNWENLGGELTSAPGAASWGPNRLDVFVRGQNNELNHKYWNGSSWSKWGDLGGQLTSAPAAVSWGHNRIDVFARGLNKQLIHKWWNGSQWSNWGDLGGILASGPTVSSDQANQLQVFARGRDRNLYKIQWNGSAWSNWEKHEGKLYSKPSAISWGPNRLDVFARGQNYDLIHKYKKA, from the coding sequence ATGTTTACGAATCCCTACCAGTATCAACAAAACCAGCACGGAAATACTCCTTTTCACTTTTCTACTCCTACCCCTAGTCAAAATATATTTTTAGAATACCAACAAAATGATAACGTTAAAAGATTATTTAATGAAATAATTCAGAAAGAATCTAATTGGACTAAAGAATTGAAAAACGCAGGCATGAATCAACAATTAATTGACTATTTATTAATCTTAGTTATCGGATTTACGATTAAGCATGCGAATGGAGCAGATGGATCTTTAAATGAGCAAACTAAGTATATTTTTAAAGCTATGCAAACAAACATCCCCCAAATACCATTATTACTTCGCTCATACCGGTTATCTGACCAACAAATAAAGCGGTTTCTAAGCACGATTATCCGCTCAACAATTAAAAAATTTAAAGGAAATGATTCACCCACTTTCAATAATTGGAGCAAGTGGCATAGTCTTGGTGGGTTTCTGACATCTGCACCTAGCGCAGCCTCCTGGGGAAAAAATCGTATTGATATTTTTGCTAGAGGTAGAAATGATCAATTAATCCATAAATGGTGGAACGGTCAAATGTGGTCAAGTTGGGAAAACCTTGGTGGAAATTTGACCTCTTCCCCATCTGCTGTTTCTTGGTCTGCTAATCGTATTGATATTTTTGCGAGGGGAGAAAATAACCACCTCGTTCATAAATGGTGGAGTGGATCGAATTGGAGTAATTGGGAAAATCTTGGCGGCGAGTTAACTTCTGCACCTGGAGCGGCGTCATGGGGGCCTAACCGATTGGACGTCTTTGTAAGAGGGCAAAATAACGAGCTTAATCACAAATATTGGAATGGTTCTTCATGGAGCAAATGGGGGGATTTAGGTGGACAGCTAACCTCTGCACCGGCTGCAGTCTCTTGGGGACATAATCGGATCGATGTATTCGCACGAGGATTAAATAAACAATTGATTCACAAATGGTGGAATGGATCTCAATGGAGCAATTGGGGGGATTTAGGTGGAATACTCGCTTCCGGACCAACCGTTTCCTCAGATCAAGCAAACCAACTTCAGGTTTTTGCACGTGGACGTGATCGTAATTTATATAAAATACAATGGAATGGTTCTGCTTGGTCAAATTGGGAAAAACATGAGGGGAAACTTTATTCGAAACCAAGCGCTATCTCTTGGGGCCCAAATCGACTTGATGTGTTTGCAAGAGGTCAAAATTATGATTTAATTCATAAATACAAAAAAGCTTAA
- a CDS encoding MFS transporter, protein MNKKVIRSWLMYDWANSAFATVIMAAILPVFYYDVAAKGSESIASSLWGYSQAIAVLFVALLSPILGAIADYSGNKSKFLRFFAYLGIIASIFLCFVDEGDYQLASILMILGTIGYAGGNVFYDALLPEIASKKEMDFISAKGFAYGYIGGGLLLAINLLMIMKPQLFNIPNPLMAIQISFIMVGIWWFIFSIPIFRNIKDNGMKEQQKNRTYIKIGVRRLIQTIKEIHCYKQLFIFLIAFWLYNDGISTIIKMATIYGRDIGIDSTDLIKALLITQFVGVPFTFLFGWLANKIKPKKALYISLWTYVGIVLLGFFMQSALHFYLLAITVGIVQGGAQALSRSIFGSMVPENRRAEFFGLYGVSAKFSAIIGPLIFALVGQLTGSSRFGIVSLVFFFLAGIYLLTKVNIEKGQNDANI, encoded by the coding sequence ATGAATAAAAAAGTGATTCGCAGCTGGTTAATGTACGACTGGGCAAATTCGGCTTTTGCTACGGTAATAATGGCTGCCATTCTTCCAGTATTTTATTATGATGTTGCAGCAAAGGGATCGGAATCAATTGCAAGTTCTTTATGGGGGTATTCGCAAGCAATCGCCGTTTTATTTGTAGCTTTATTATCTCCTATACTAGGTGCGATAGCCGATTATTCTGGGAATAAAAGTAAATTTTTACGTTTCTTTGCTTATTTAGGGATTATTGCTAGTATTTTCTTATGTTTTGTGGACGAAGGAGATTATCAGTTAGCATCAATTTTAATGATTCTAGGCACTATTGGATATGCTGGTGGCAATGTCTTTTATGATGCATTGCTACCTGAGATTGCATCAAAAAAAGAAATGGATTTTATTTCTGCCAAGGGCTTTGCTTATGGATATATCGGTGGAGGGCTTTTATTAGCTATTAATTTACTGATGATAATGAAACCCCAACTATTTAATATCCCTAATCCCCTGATGGCCATTCAAATTTCTTTTATTATGGTTGGGATTTGGTGGTTTATATTTTCAATTCCTATCTTTCGTAACATTAAAGATAACGGAATGAAAGAGCAACAGAAGAATCGAACTTATATTAAGATTGGTGTTAGGCGATTGATTCAAACAATAAAAGAAATACATTGTTATAAGCAATTATTTATTTTTTTAATAGCATTTTGGCTATATAATGATGGAATTTCGACAATTATAAAAATGGCCACTATTTATGGCAGGGATATTGGTATTGATAGTACGGATTTAATTAAAGCCTTATTAATCACACAATTTGTGGGCGTTCCATTTACATTTCTATTTGGGTGGTTGGCAAATAAAATTAAACCCAAGAAAGCATTATATATATCCCTATGGACTTATGTAGGTATTGTTTTATTAGGGTTTTTTATGCAAAGTGCACTGCATTTTTATTTATTAGCCATTACCGTGGGGATAGTCCAGGGAGGAGCTCAAGCCTTGAGCCGTTCTATATTTGGATCAATGGTTCCGGAGAACCGTCGTGCAGAATTCTTCGGATTATATGGTGTATCTGCAAAGTTTTCAGCGATTATAGGTCCTTTAATATTTGCTTTGGTCGGGCAATTAACTGGATCTAGTCGGTTTGGAATTGTCTCCTTAGTGTTTTTCTTTTTAGCAGGAATCTATTTATTGACGAAGGTAAATATTGAAAAAGGTCAAAATGATGCAAACATATAG
- a CDS encoding sporulation protein, whose translation MEKTLAYLREILSNHLSESETCHIIYEKISNKDYKDENAFIDDLDENEMMYLNNVLPDEIQYAQNEQDDQRTYELTNIYDRLI comes from the coding sequence ATGGAAAAAACTCTTGCATATCTTCGAGAAATATTATCTAACCATTTATCCGAAAGTGAAACATGTCATATTATATATGAGAAAATATCGAACAAGGATTATAAAGATGAAAATGCCTTCATAGACGATTTAGACGAAAACGAAATGATGTATTTAAATAATGTTTTACCCGATGAGATTCAGTATGCACAAAACGAACAAGATGATCAGAGGACTTATGAACTTACTAATATCTATGATCGGCTAATATAA
- a CDS encoding imidazoleglycerol-phosphate dehydratase, translating into MTNRNPKFESKNQGSPEMGNSDVLHGAGMVSGDNNKGTEYRSKKGSKSKLHHHDR; encoded by the coding sequence GTGACGAATCGTAATCCTAAATTTGAAAGTAAAAACCAAGGATCGCCTGAAATGGGTAATTCAGATGTATTGCATGGAGCAGGTATGGTTAGTGGGGACAATAACAAAGGGACTGAATACCGGTCAAAAAAAGGTAGTAAATCAAAATTGCATCATCATGATCGATAA
- a CDS encoding cyclase family protein, which translates to MKVHDITAPIYEGMPVYKNKPEKQPEINTVTNGHVTESRLCLDLHTGTHVDAPLHMLNNGATIETLSLTDLVRPCKVLDLTHVSEKVTKEDLEVFDIKQDDFVLLKTKNSYDNQFNFEFIYVEETGAKYLADKQIRGVGIDSLGIERAQPGHPTHQTLFQNQIIVIEGLQLKEIAAGDYFMVAAPIKVTGVDAAPARVLLFEGLN; encoded by the coding sequence TTGAAAGTCCATGATATTACTGCACCCATTTATGAAGGAATGCCTGTTTATAAAAATAAACCAGAAAAACAGCCTGAAATAAATACAGTTACAAACGGTCATGTAACTGAATCACGGCTATGCCTTGATTTACATACAGGTACTCATGTAGATGCCCCTCTTCATATGCTTAATAATGGGGCCACCATTGAAACACTTTCACTTACAGATCTTGTAAGACCATGTAAAGTTTTGGACTTAACACATGTTTCGGAAAAGGTTACAAAAGAAGATCTTGAAGTATTTGATATCAAGCAAGATGATTTCGTCCTTCTAAAAACAAAAAATTCATATGATAATCAATTTAATTTTGAATTTATTTACGTGGAGGAAACAGGAGCGAAATACCTTGCAGATAAACAAATTCGCGGTGTTGGCATTGATTCATTAGGCATTGAACGTGCACAGCCTGGCCACCCGACACATCAAACATTGTTTCAAAATCAGATTATCGTTATTGAGGGACTACAATTAAAGGAAATAGCTGCAGGAGACTACTTTATGGTAGCAGCACCTATAAAGGTAACCGGTGTTGATGCTGCTCCAGCAAGAGTATTACTATTTGAAGGATTAAACTGA
- the zwf gene encoding glucose-6-phosphate dehydrogenase — protein MQQETRTTIILFGATGDLANRKLYPSIYNLFKKGKLKNNFAVVGTARRDYTHEEYRAKVKESIETSVKSAVSGELEKFLSHFYYHAVDINDRAKYKELKTVVDEVETTYNTGGNRLFYLAIAPDLFGTVSSSIKAEGLKETAGWKRLVIEKPFGHNLSSAEELNNQIRHSFHEHEIYRIDHYLGKEMVQNIEVIRFANRIFEPLWNNQYISNIQITSSETVGVEDRAGYYEKSGALKDMVQNHILQMVALIAMEPPIRLTPDEIRSEKIRALRSIRPISEDEVNHYFVRAQYCEGEVGAQPVIGYKQEENVSLNSTTETFVAGKIMIDNFRWAGVPFYIRTGKRMRKKATRIIVEFKDLPVNLYANSTTNDLPNILTIHIQPDEGMTLQLNAKQPGEEDDKVAPIALDYCQNCISGINTPEAYERLLYDCIQGDATNFTHWDEVALSWAFVDPISKVWNKDDHNLYSYRAGSIGPEESDSLLNRDGNKWWPLIHELNYNN, from the coding sequence ATGCAGCAAGAAACCAGAACAACCATTATTCTTTTTGGAGCGACGGGAGACTTAGCAAATAGAAAATTATATCCTTCAATATATAATTTATTTAAAAAAGGGAAACTAAAAAATAATTTTGCTGTGGTAGGAACAGCTAGACGTGATTATACGCATGAGGAGTATAGAGCGAAAGTAAAAGAATCGATTGAGACCTCTGTTAAATCAGCCGTGAGCGGTGAGCTTGAAAAATTTCTAAGCCATTTTTATTATCATGCTGTCGATATAAACGACCGAGCAAAATATAAAGAACTAAAAACCGTAGTGGATGAAGTGGAAACAACTTATAATACTGGAGGTAATCGTCTTTTTTATTTAGCAATTGCCCCGGACTTATTTGGTACAGTCTCTTCCTCCATTAAAGCAGAAGGTTTAAAAGAAACTGCAGGATGGAAACGGCTTGTCATCGAGAAACCTTTTGGTCATAACTTATCTTCTGCAGAAGAGCTCAATAATCAAATCCGTCACTCTTTTCATGAACATGAAATTTATAGGATAGATCATTATTTAGGTAAAGAAATGGTACAAAATATTGAAGTGATTCGATTTGCAAACCGTATTTTTGAGCCGTTGTGGAATAATCAATATATATCTAATATTCAAATTACCTCTAGTGAAACTGTCGGAGTTGAAGACCGTGCTGGATATTATGAAAAATCAGGCGCACTTAAAGACATGGTACAAAATCATATATTACAAATGGTAGCATTAATTGCTATGGAACCACCTATTCGATTGACACCAGACGAAATTAGAAGTGAAAAAATTAGAGCGCTACGATCCATACGTCCTATTTCCGAGGATGAGGTTAATCACTATTTTGTAAGAGCACAATATTGTGAAGGAGAAGTTGGTGCGCAACCTGTTATTGGCTATAAACAAGAGGAAAACGTTAGTCTAAATTCCACGACGGAAACGTTTGTCGCTGGTAAAATAATGATAGATAACTTTCGGTGGGCTGGCGTTCCTTTTTACATACGCACTGGTAAAAGAATGAGAAAAAAAGCTACCAGAATAATTGTTGAATTTAAAGATTTACCAGTAAATCTTTACGCCAATTCAACTACTAATGACCTCCCAAACATTTTAACGATCCATATTCAACCAGATGAAGGAATGACACTTCAATTAAATGCAAAACAACCTGGTGAAGAAGATGATAAAGTTGCACCGATAGCTTTAGATTACTGCCAAAATTGTATTAGTGGTATCAATACACCTGAAGCATATGAACGTTTGTTATATGATTGTATTCAAGGTGATGCAACGAATTTTACTCATTGGGATGAAGTTGCCTTATCTTGGGCGTTTGTTGATCCAATATCAAAAGTTTGGAATAAAGACGATCATAATTTATATTCTTACCGTGCAGGATCAATAGGACCTGAAGAATCTGATAGTCTTCTTAACAGGGATGGCAATAAATGGTGGCCATTAATACATGAGTTAAATTATAATAATTAA